ATCTGTGAGTCCTAAATTCCCATTCCTCTCCCTTTCGATTAATGACACAATCACGTTGGACCAAGCTTTGAATTTTTCCTCTTTCATTTTTCTGTCGCTTTTATTTTTTGAACTGTATTGCGACCTTTGTTGGGGTAATTTTGAATTCCAATGTCAATTTCTAAATATTCtgaattttttctgttttctttttaggTTTGGGATTTTAGGGTTCTGAAGTTTCTGCGTCTAAACCTGGGGGATATATACTGGGAGGAGGGGGAAAGGAACCCCGAATTAGGGTTTCCTCGGAAGCGTTGTTTTTGTTGGGAAAATAAAGAGGGTATATTTGGGACTAAGAAGAGGGTTAGGTTTAGAGGATAATGTGTATATTGTGTGTGATTCAGAAGTGGTCTCGCCGGGTTGCGACGATGCTACCTTGGTTGGTTATTCCGTTAATTGGTTTGTGGGCACTTTCTCAGCTTCTGCCGCCTGCTTTTCGCTTCGAGATTACTTCGCCTCGTCTGGcttgtgtttttgtgttgttggtTACTCTCTTCTGGTATGAGATTTTGATGCCTTGGTTGTCGGCTTGGCGCGTGCGGAGGAATGCACGGATTAGGGAGAGGAAGAGGTTTGAGGCCATAGAAATGCAGAAGTTGAGGAAGACAGCTACTAGGCGGTGCCGCAACTGCTTGAGTCCTTATAGGGACCAGAACCCTGGTGGGGGTCGGTTTATGTGTTTTAACTGTGGTCATGTTTCTAAGAGACCGGTTCTAGACTTGCCTGTGCCTCCAGGGTTAGGGATTTCCAATTCCAGTATAGTTAAGGAGTTGGTTGGAAAAGGTGGCAAGATATTAAATAGCAAGGTATGGTCTGAAAATGGATGGATGTGCGGTCAGGAATGGCTGGAGAATGGCAATTGGGTTGGTGGGTCTATTCCAGGTAATCCTAGCAACTGGAGGACGAGTGAGAGTACTGGTCTTTTTGGAGGAGCGGAGCATTGTTCGACTGAGAGGTCGTATTGTGgtcttttatttttggtttgcAAGCTTTTGACTTCGTTTTTCAAGAGCATTAGATGGCTCTGGAGAAAGGCTTTTAGAGTTAGTTCAAGAGAAGAATGTTCATCCGACGCTGAACATAGAGCATTCTTGGCAAAGAGGGGTGAAAATGGGGTGGGCCTCAATGAAAGTAGAGGGGAAAAAGCACGTAGGAAAGCTGAGGAGAAAAGACAGGCTAGGCTAGAGAAAGAGCTtttggaggaagaagagagaaaacagagGGAGGAGGTTTCAAGGTTAGTGGAGGAGCGGAGGAAACTGAGAGATGAGAAAGTGGAAGCAGAAAAAGATCACAGCAGATTATCAAATCCCGGTAAGGATAAAGAGCGCAGGAAGGAAGCTGAAAGGAGGCGtcaggaaaaaagaaaagagaaagacaagGGGTCCAGTAAGAGCAACTCTGATGCCGAAGAATTGGAGAGAAGAGCTGGCAAGGAAAGTGAGCGGAAGCGGGACTTTGACAGAAAGAATGAAATGGATCGCCGAGAGCAACAGAAATCTGGGTTAGAGAGTGGTAAGGGACAGAGTATGGACAATGTGCCTAATAAAAATGTCCCTGCTAACTATAATAACCGAGGAGGCACTGGAGCAAGGTATCTTGACCGCATGCGGGGCACTTTTTTGTCTTCTTCAAAGGCATTTGGTTTCAGCAGGGGCAATACTATTCCAAGTACTGTCGTGAAAGAAAACAAGTTTAATAGTTCTGTAGATCTTGTTCATACTGCTCCCAGCCGGAGAGAAATATGTCCTCCTGAGCGTCCTGCTGCAAAATCGAATTTAAATTGTGATGATAGGAATATCACTCATTCTGTAAGTCGTCTTGCTTCCTATATCCTTATCTTTGCGCTTTTGCAATACTTTTCTAGCATGTTATCTtgagtgttgattagtgatggagTGCTAGTTGCTTTTTTtccttataaaaaaaacatgtggTTTACAGATCAATATTACTGTCAAATGCCTGGACAAGGATTTTACTGTTATTTCATCTTCAAACATGTCTATTGTCACTAACTTCCATTTTGTTTGTTGACATTCTAAACTTTCAGTCTTTGAGATTTTTGAACAACATAGTTTTGTGAtgttctaattaatttttattgcttGCTATTACCGTATATAATCTCGATGCTCTAGTTAATAATTGCTTgctataaatttatattaattgctTATTAGAAGTCTATATGATTATCTTGGGTGCACTGTAAAAATACGTACTAATGAAACTGTATTATCATGATAATTGTTCCTTGCAGGTACTCCCGGAATCACAGCCATGGAGTACGACACCTAAAAAATCATGGCAGCAATTATTTACTCGATCTTCATCTGTTTCTCAATCTTCAAATTCCAATGTAATATGCAGACCAAATTCCAAAACTCTAGTAGAAACCAAAAGCCCTCAGTTGTCTGCCCAGTCACCAGTTACACAAACATTTACCAATCCCATTCAATTTGGTCTTCCATCACCATTTAATATTTCTACCCATGCAAGTGTACCAACTAGTAGTAGTCTAGGTTTTTCTCCTGCAATTGAACCATTGTTTTCTCCAGTTGGAAATACACCGCACGGCTTTCGGCAAGATGAGCCAGAGCTTTTTGAAGACCCCTGTTATGTTCCTGATCCGGTGTCCTTGCTTGGGCCTGTTTCTGAGTCACTCGATAATTTTCAGTTGGACTTGGGAATAGGCTTTGGGACGGAGAATGCAGTAACAAAACCACACTCATTGAAAAGCATATCTGCCAGTTCTGATATTAATAAGCCATCTCCGATTGAGTCACCATCATCCCGGGATAAACAT
This sequence is a window from Vigna angularis cultivar LongXiaoDou No.4 chromosome 2, ASM1680809v1, whole genome shotgun sequence. Protein-coding genes within it:
- the LOC108328889 gene encoding uncharacterized protein LOC108328889; the protein is MCILCVIQKWSRRVATMLPWLVIPLIGLWALSQLLPPAFRFEITSPRLACVFVLLVTLFWYEILMPWLSAWRVRRNARIRERKRFEAIEMQKLRKTATRRCRNCLSPYRDQNPGGGRFMCFNCGHVSKRPVLDLPVPPGLGISNSSIVKELVGKGGKILNSKVWSENGWMCGQEWLENGNWVGGSIPGNPSNWRTSESTGLFGGAEHCSTERSYCGLLFLVCKLLTSFFKSIRWLWRKAFRVSSREECSSDAEHRAFLAKRGENGVGLNESRGEKARRKAEEKRQARLEKELLEEEERKQREEVSRLVEERRKLRDEKVEAEKDHSRLSNPGKDKERRKEAERRRQEKRKEKDKGSSKSNSDAEELERRAGKESERKRDFDRKNEMDRREQQKSGLESGKGQSMDNVPNKNVPANYNNRGGTGARYLDRMRGTFLSSSKAFGFSRGNTIPSTVVKENKFNSSVDLVHTAPSRREICPPERPAAKSNLNCDDRNITHSVLPESQPWSTTPKKSWQQLFTRSSSVSQSSNSNVICRPNSKTLVETKSPQLSAQSPVTQTFTNPIQFGLPSPFNISTHASVPTSSSLGFSPAIEPLFSPVGNTPHGFRQDEPELFEDPCYVPDPVSLLGPVSESLDNFQLDLGIGFGTENAVTKPHSLKSISASSDINKPSPIESPSSRDKHSCSNWFPSTPKGQDRHGFPLDDAAANEKGTWQMWSSSPLVQDGLGLVGGRGSWLLSSQRNTPNKDDFVVSSSQKAMASFLNKEDNIISSTQSPQNVFLPNGHSGENFSPVTGSSGYDPWSQSALFPPLSSGLITQGAANQNDIIYGSPSESASSHGLDGSSANCWSKKEWPIDGSVESIGKSAVSRLYGGGQQPTSDVQSFWSFD